In a single window of the Planctomycetia bacterium genome:
- the arsS gene encoding arsenosugar biosynthesis radical SAM protein ArsS (Some members of this family are selenoproteins.), protein MTAPATVPLTIAGASEFDRRVIEETGEPLHASSIDTMQVNVGLTCNMACRHCHVEASPQRTEKMSWETMLQVIEAAQRGGARCIDITGGEPAMNPDFRRFVTAARSAGFEVIVRTDLTIMLEDGYRDLPEFLAGQRVHLIASLPCYLPDNVNRQRGLRVYERSVEVIRMLNGVGFGIADQLPLDLVYNPLGPALPPQQSSLESDYRRELRARFGIRFTRLIAISNMPIGRFRHDLEREGRLADYEKLLRQQFNPETIGPLMCRHQVHVSWDGTLHDCDFNYALALPTAGGLPRHVSEFDPQKLRHRSIVTGAHCFGCTAGHGSSCGGALAEVTHDVSTAS, encoded by the coding sequence ATGACGGCACCAGCAACCGTTCCCCTGACCATCGCCGGCGCGAGCGAGTTTGACCGTCGGGTAATCGAAGAAACCGGCGAGCCGCTGCATGCATCGTCGATCGACACGATGCAGGTCAACGTCGGCCTGACCTGCAACATGGCCTGTCGCCATTGCCACGTGGAGGCTTCGCCGCAACGGACCGAGAAGATGAGCTGGGAGACGATGTTGCAGGTCATCGAGGCGGCCCAGCGCGGCGGGGCGAGGTGCATTGACATCACGGGCGGCGAGCCGGCTATGAATCCCGACTTCAGACGATTCGTTACGGCGGCGCGATCCGCGGGCTTCGAGGTGATCGTGCGGACCGATCTGACGATCATGCTCGAAGACGGCTACCGCGACCTTCCGGAGTTTCTGGCGGGCCAGCGCGTTCACCTGATTGCCTCGCTGCCATGCTACCTGCCGGACAACGTCAACCGGCAGCGCGGGCTACGAGTTTACGAGCGCAGCGTCGAAGTCATTCGTATGCTCAACGGCGTCGGATTCGGGATTGCGGACCAGCTGCCGCTCGACCTCGTCTACAACCCACTGGGGCCGGCGCTGCCGCCACAGCAAAGCTCTTTGGAAAGCGACTATCGACGCGAGCTGCGGGCTCGATTCGGCATTCGGTTTACGCGCCTGATTGCCATTTCCAACATGCCCATCGGCCGCTTCCGACACGATTTGGAACGAGAAGGCAGGCTGGCGGACTATGAAAAGCTTCTCCGACAGCAATTCAATCCCGAAACCATCGGCCCGCTCATGTGTCGGCACCAGGTTCACGTGAGCTGGGACGGCACGCTGCATGATTGCGATTTTAACTACGCCCTTGCACTCCCGACTGCAGGCGGTTTGCCGCGGCACGTCAGCGAATTCGATCCTCAAAAGCTTAGACATCGGTCGATCGTAACGGGCGCGCATTGCTTTGGCTGCACGGCTGGCCACGGATCCTCGTGCGGCGGGGCGCTGGCAGAAGTAACCCATGACGTTTCAACAGCATCATAA
- a CDS encoding DUF3179 domain-containing protein: protein MRCIQPRFVLFVSAWIAATSSLLSAQQAQTEQAKEFQRIRRPGSVNLEKEYAMDHLKIPEEQIHTLLPRDAIPALTDPELESAGGASWLPDDARVIDVTVGSETIGVPLRVLDWHEVVNMTVGDRPVAATYCPLCDSAAVFSREIRSTSGEAKDKPTVLEFGVSGALYNSNVLMYDKTHKGLWSQLGMKAVSGPLAGTSLEALPVVVISFSQFKRSHPAARIVSRNTGHKRDYAHSPYEQYLTSDDLRVPVAKIGSELPRKTLGVGVASDQQAWFVPVAAVGEGYTLKTPAGDVRIARTPAGVSVIDAPQHVRTAQTFYYSWSAFYPDTHVVTSNASGELKRSPGLSVGEKAPDVALTTLEGKAVHLASLYKDGPVVLTFYRGGWCPICNRALSSWRDKLGALEAAGGKFVALSPEKPDHAAKTIEKGHLNFTVLGDPRHEAAKAFRVHFTVDEETKAKYKGFGLDVAESNVSGTWDLPAPATFVIDKGGVVRYAFADWDYKKRADPDEVIAAVKTLTKSR from the coding sequence ATGAGATGTATTCAACCGAGATTCGTTCTTTTCGTGTCGGCGTGGATCGCCGCAACTTCCTCCCTCCTGTCGGCCCAGCAGGCACAGACCGAGCAAGCCAAGGAATTTCAACGCATTCGTCGCCCGGGGTCGGTGAACCTCGAAAAGGAATATGCGATGGATCATCTGAAGATTCCGGAGGAACAGATTCACACCCTCCTGCCGCGTGACGCCATTCCTGCGTTGACGGATCCAGAATTGGAATCCGCAGGCGGCGCTTCCTGGCTCCCCGATGACGCCAGGGTCATCGACGTAACCGTAGGTAGCGAGACGATCGGCGTGCCGCTTCGCGTTCTGGACTGGCACGAGGTCGTCAACATGACCGTCGGGGATCGGCCCGTCGCGGCCACGTATTGCCCGCTGTGCGACTCGGCAGCCGTATTTTCGCGCGAGATTCGCTCGACGAGTGGCGAGGCAAAAGACAAGCCGACCGTGTTGGAGTTCGGCGTTTCCGGTGCGCTCTACAACTCCAACGTCCTAATGTACGATAAAACGCACAAGGGCCTCTGGAGTCAGTTGGGCATGAAAGCCGTCTCTGGCCCGCTGGCCGGGACGAGCCTGGAAGCCCTACCTGTCGTTGTGATTTCGTTTTCGCAGTTCAAGCGATCGCATCCCGCGGCGCGCATTGTGAGTCGCAACACCGGTCACAAACGGGACTACGCTCACTCCCCGTATGAGCAGTATCTCACCAGCGACGATTTGCGGGTTCCGGTGGCGAAGATTGGAAGTGAACTGCCGCGCAAGACGCTAGGAGTCGGCGTTGCCAGTGACCAACAGGCATGGTTCGTTCCCGTGGCGGCGGTCGGCGAAGGCTACACACTCAAGACGCCCGCCGGAGATGTTCGAATAGCTCGAACACCGGCGGGTGTTTCCGTGATCGATGCACCGCAACATGTGCGAACGGCGCAGACCTTCTATTACTCCTGGTCGGCCTTTTACCCTGATACCCATGTGGTCACGAGCAACGCATCAGGAGAACTCAAGAGGTCACCGGGATTATCGGTTGGCGAGAAGGCCCCGGACGTCGCCCTCACGACCTTGGAAGGTAAAGCCGTTCACCTGGCATCGCTCTACAAAGACGGGCCTGTCGTACTCACGTTTTATCGCGGGGGGTGGTGCCCAATTTGCAACCGCGCCCTTTCGAGCTGGCGAGACAAGCTTGGCGCGTTGGAGGCAGCCGGAGGCAAATTCGTGGCCCTCTCGCCGGAGAAGCCGGATCATGCCGCGAAGACAATTGAGAAGGGGCACTTGAACTTCACCGTCCTCGGCGATCCGAGGCACGAGGCCGCCAAGGCCTTCCGCGTGCACTTTACTGTTGATGAAGAGACGAAGGCCAAGTACAAGGGATTCGGACTCGATGTGGCCGAGTCCAATGTCTCGGGCACATGGGATCTCCCCGCTCCGGCAACATTCGTCATCGACAAGGGCGGGGTCGTGCGCTATGCGTTCGCGGATTGGGATTACAAAAAGCGAGCGGATCCGGACGAAGTCATCGCAGCCGTCAAAACTCTAACGAAAAGCCGGTAG